The following proteins come from a genomic window of Pichia kudriavzevii chromosome 1, complete sequence:
- a CDS encoding uncharacterized protein (PKUD0A02030; similar to Saccharomyces cerevisiae YNL223W (ATG4); ancestral locus Anc_2.18), whose translation MGSQDIADGNDVYFSGLQNMWDRIWEFPGGLDKCSSESDLVILGMHYKVNDENQEDEKSEEQSGISKCAGRATYEKIENSENSEDQLINVNYDKILDDKNTGDEPEKFDNNAIDNIKMFMKKISDTTYQKFHSELNYTYPQNALDDLQTRLWFTYRYGFPLIKYDENGSPPIHLGAILRGNMDIQNFGKGFTSDSGWGCMIRTSQTLLANALVSLKLGRNWRLQGSAPEDMKVHWEIVEQFADSPDARFSIHNMVLYAAKYCGRRPGEWFGPSNAARSIEMLCNESQVDTNLKVYISSDSGDIYEEDLLNSCYEKNIDKFTPVLILCGVRLGVHNINKIYWEFLKLTLDLPYSVGIAGGRPSSSHYFLGCQADYLLYLDPHIPQQAILLNDLKKAGSSDYKSKMLGTLHTTKIKLLSLGKVDPSMLIGFLVKTREEYNDLRQKINLFPSNRRFLNFSNSKPVIRRTSSVEDDIDGFVDLTMESGDEFLEHGEIIDDIDNKIKDMAEDKHQELAEYEKLEHAEIKDEPIVEIEKIDTPVKLQSERSGKYNNEIFASDGIIEVEDINNESIVFVSECGKILTDTSSVR comes from the coding sequence ATGGGCTCTCAAGATATTGCCGACGGCAATGACGTATACTTTTCAGGATTACAAAACATGTGGGACCGTATTTGGGAGTTTCCTGGAGGTTTAGATAAGTGCTCATCCGAATCAGATCTTGTTATCCTAGGAATGCATTATAAAGTAAACGACGAAAATCAAGAGGATGAAAAAAGTGAGGAGCAAAGTGGTATATCAAAATGTGCTGGTAGAGCTACCTATGAAAAGATAGAAAATTCTGAAAACTCCGAAGATCAGTTGATTAATGTCAACTATGATAAGATTTTAGATGATAAGAATACAGGTGACGAGCCAGAAAAGTTTGACAACAATGCCATTGACAACATAAAAATgtttatgaaaaaaatatcagacACCACATACCAGAAGTTCCATTCTGAATTGAATTATACCTATCCTCAGAATGCCTTAGATGATCTTCAAACTAGGTTATGGTTTACGTACCGATATGGGTTTCCATTAATAAaatatgatgaaaatgggTCGCCTCCGATACACCTTGGCGCAATTTTGAGAGGGAACATGGATATACAAAATTTCGGGAAAGGATTCACATCAGACTCGGGTTGGGGTTGTATGATCCGAACTAGTCAAACTCTTTTGGCAAATGCTTTAGTGAGTTTAAAGTTaggaagaaattggagaTTACAAGGTTCAGCACCTGAAGACATGAAGGTCCATTGGGAAATTGTCGAGCAATTTGCTGACTCCCCTGATGCAAGATTCTCCATCCACAATATGGTTTTATACGCCGCCAAGTATTGTGGACGAAGGCCAGGGGAGTGGTTTGGTCCTTCAAACGCCGCCAGAAGTATAGAAATGCTTTGCAACGAGTCACAAGTCGACACTAATCTAAAAGTGTATATATCCTCTGATTCAGGAGATATATACGAAGaagatttgttgaattcaTGTTATGAGAAAAATATAGACAAGTTTACCCCTGTACTTATTCTTTGTGGTGTGAGATTAGGAGTTCATAATATTAACAAGATTTATTGGGAATTCTTGAAGTTAACACTTGATTTACCCTATAGCGTTGGTATTGCTGGTGGCAGGCCTTCGTCTTCACATTACTTTTTGGGATGCCAAGCAGACTACCTGTTATATTTGGACCCGCATATACCCCAGCAAGCGATACTCTTGAATGATCTAAAAAAAGCAGGTAGCAGTGActataaatcaaaaatgcTTGGAACTCTGCATACcaccaaaatcaaactaCTAAGTCTTGGAAAGGTAGATCCATCAATGCTTATAGGATTTTTAGTCAAAACACGAGAAGAGTATAATGATTTACggcaaaaaataaacttgtTTCCTTCCAATCGAAGGtttctcaatttctctAACTCTAAACCAGTAATAAGAAGAACTAGTTCAGTggaagatgatattgatggttttgttgatttgacGATGGAATCTGGGGATGAGTTTTTAGAACATGGAGAAataattgatgatattgacaataaaatcaaagatatgGCAGAAGACAAGCATCAAGAACTTGCTGAGTACGAAAAATTGGAACATGCTGAAATAAAAGACGAACctattgttgaaatagAGAAGATCGATACTCCGGTGAAGCTACAATCAGAGCGGAGTGGCAAGTataataatgaaatattTGCCAGTGATGGTATCATTGAAGTTGAGGACATCAATAACGAGAGTATTGTATTTGTTTCTGAGTGTGGAAAAATTCTGACTGATACATCATCTGTACGTTAG